One Desulfobulbus propionicus DSM 2032 DNA segment encodes these proteins:
- the hemE gene encoding uroporphyrinogen decarboxylase, which yields MNDTFLQACRGERTAYTPVWFMRQAGRYLPQYQKVRGQVSFLELCKTPELATEVTLQPVDLFGFDAAILFSDILIPMEAMRLSLEFHEGRGPIFADPVRSQKAVDDLVVPVPEEAVPFVLETIRLLRRELRVPLIGFAGAPFTLATYLIEGGSSKVFLNTKKMMFREPRLYHNLMAKITACTSAYLQAQARAGAQALQLFDSWVGILAPCDYEEFALPYVRSIITDLRATTDVPIIYFANNGATLTRMTTTVGADVLGFDWRLPIGEAAARSGRHAVQGNLDPLALFLPKERLEERIHAMLTDARDARGYIFNLGHGILPETPPEQVRIAVEAVHRFSGKP from the coding sequence ATGAACGACACCTTTCTTCAAGCCTGCCGGGGTGAACGCACCGCCTACACCCCGGTCTGGTTCATGCGCCAGGCCGGCAGGTACCTGCCCCAATATCAGAAAGTCCGCGGCCAGGTCAGCTTCCTTGAACTGTGCAAGACCCCGGAACTGGCCACCGAGGTGACCCTGCAGCCGGTCGACCTTTTTGGCTTTGACGCAGCCATCCTCTTTTCCGACATCCTCATTCCGATGGAGGCGATGCGCCTGTCCCTTGAATTCCACGAAGGGAGGGGACCGATCTTTGCCGATCCGGTACGCAGCCAGAAGGCGGTGGATGACTTGGTGGTGCCCGTGCCGGAAGAAGCGGTTCCCTTTGTCCTGGAAACCATCCGCCTGCTGCGCCGCGAATTGCGGGTGCCGCTGATCGGTTTTGCCGGTGCGCCCTTCACCCTGGCCACCTATCTGATCGAAGGCGGCAGCTCCAAGGTGTTCCTCAACACCAAAAAGATGATGTTCCGGGAGCCTAGGCTCTACCACAACCTGATGGCCAAGATCACCGCCTGCACCAGTGCCTACCTCCAGGCCCAGGCTCGTGCCGGCGCCCAGGCCCTGCAGTTGTTCGACTCCTGGGTGGGCATCCTTGCCCCCTGCGATTACGAGGAGTTCGCCCTGCCCTACGTGCGCTCGATCATCACCGACCTGCGGGCGACCACCGACGTGCCGATCATCTATTTCGCCAATAACGGTGCCACGCTGACCCGAATGACCACCACCGTGGGCGCCGACGTGCTTGGCTTCGACTGGCGCCTGCCCATTGGCGAGGCTGCGGCCCGCTCCGGCCGCCATGCGGTCCAGGGCAACCTTGACCCGCTGGCCCTCTTTCTCCCCAAGGAACGGCTGGAAGAGCGGATCCACGCCATGTTGACCGATGCCCGTGACGCCCGGGGCTACATTTTCAACCTCGGTCACGGTATCCTGCCGGAGACTCCGCCCGAGCAGGTGCGGATCGCGGTCGAGGCCGTCCACCGTTTCAGCGGCAAGCCCTAA
- a CDS encoding MBL fold metallo-hydrolase RNA specificity domain-containing protein: protein MRITFHGAARNVTGSCHLVECRDKRILIDCGLYQGNREMDEENSNDFGFDPASIDYLLLTHGHLDHCGRIPLLHRLGFRGTVLTTAATRELARLVMLDSARIQEEEARYRNYKASKRRNREATFEPLYNTLDALNALDAFVDIAAFDQPHDLCPGIRTTFYDAGHILGSACILLELTEGTHQRRVLFSGDLGYDGRAILPDPATPPQADTVIMESTYGDRLHKRLEPSIEELFQAINTTIARNGNVLIPSFALERTQELLYYLREGIEQQRLPRHLQVYLDSPMAISATQIFRRHRECFDEETWAVISAGQDPFELPGLEIIRDTTESMALKHVRGAVIIAGSGMCTGGRIRHHLRHNLWRREASVVFVGYAAEGTLARRIIEGEEVVRVLQEDVEVNAEIYTIGGFSAHADQRELLAWHGRTGSPERTFLVHGEQEAMQALASRLTDTKVEMPGLHESFDL, encoded by the coding sequence ATGCGCATCACCTTTCACGGCGCCGCCCGCAACGTCACCGGTTCCTGCCACCTGGTCGAGTGCCGGGACAAACGAATTTTAATCGACTGCGGCCTCTACCAGGGCAACCGCGAAATGGACGAGGAAAACAGCAACGATTTCGGCTTCGATCCCGCCTCGATCGACTACCTGCTGCTCACCCACGGCCATCTTGACCACTGCGGCCGCATCCCCCTGCTGCACCGGCTTGGTTTCCGCGGGACGGTGCTGACCACCGCGGCCACCCGGGAACTGGCCCGGCTGGTGATGCTCGACTCGGCCCGAATCCAAGAGGAGGAGGCCCGCTACCGCAACTACAAGGCCAGCAAGCGGAGGAACCGAGAAGCGACGTTCGAGCCGCTGTACAACACCCTGGATGCCCTCAATGCCCTGGATGCCTTTGTCGATATCGCCGCCTTTGATCAACCCCACGACCTTTGCCCAGGCATCCGGACCACCTTCTACGATGCCGGCCACATCCTCGGTTCAGCCTGCATTCTCCTGGAGCTGACCGAAGGGACCCACCAACGGCGGGTCCTTTTTTCCGGGGATCTCGGCTACGACGGCAGGGCCATCCTCCCTGATCCGGCCACGCCGCCACAGGCCGACACCGTGATCATGGAATCCACCTACGGCGATCGGCTGCACAAACGCCTGGAACCCTCGATCGAGGAACTCTTTCAGGCGATCAACACCACCATCGCCCGCAACGGCAATGTCCTGATCCCCAGTTTCGCCCTGGAGCGCACCCAGGAACTGCTCTACTACCTGCGCGAGGGCATTGAGCAGCAACGGCTGCCGCGCCATCTCCAGGTGTATCTCGATTCGCCCATGGCCATCTCCGCCACCCAGATCTTCCGGCGGCATCGCGAATGTTTTGACGAAGAAACCTGGGCGGTCATTTCCGCCGGTCAAGATCCCTTTGAGCTGCCAGGCCTGGAGATCATCCGCGACACCACCGAATCCATGGCCCTCAAGCATGTCCGAGGCGCGGTGATCATCGCCGGATCCGGGATGTGCACCGGCGGCCGCATCCGTCACCACCTGCGGCACAATCTCTGGCGGCGCGAAGCATCGGTGGTGTTTGTCGGGTATGCGGCCGAGGGCACCCTGGCGCGACGGATCATCGAGGGCGAGGAGGTGGTGCGGGTCCTGCAGGAAGATGTCGAGGTCAACGCCGAGATCTACACCATCGGCGGATTCTCCGCCCATGCCGACCAGCGGGAACTGCTCGCCTGGCACGGTCGCACCGGTTCCCCCGAGCGCACCTTTCTCGTCCACGGCGAACAGGAGGCCATGCAGGCCCTGGCCAGCCGTCTGACCGACACCAAGGTGGAGATGCCCGGCCTGCACGAATCCTTCGATCTCTGA
- a CDS encoding PAS domain-containing protein has product MHTTTFDWVEHYPAAVSVCDTQGTIIAMNRMARDLFAKDGGERLIGTSLFACHPEPANAIIRRLLQEQRANIYFTEKNGVRKLVHQTPWYQAGRFAGLTETIIVLPPQVPTRKRG; this is encoded by the coding sequence ATGCACACCACAACTTTTGACTGGGTGGAGCACTATCCGGCCGCAGTCAGCGTTTGCGATACCCAAGGAACGATTATCGCCATGAACCGAATGGCCAGGGACCTGTTCGCCAAGGATGGGGGCGAGCGCCTGATCGGCACCAGCTTGTTTGCCTGCCATCCGGAACCGGCCAACGCCATCATCCGCCGACTCTTGCAGGAACAGCGGGCCAACATCTACTTTACCGAAAAAAACGGCGTGCGCAAACTGGTGCACCAGACACCGTGGTACCAGGCGGGCCGGTTTGCCGGCCTGACCGAGACCATCATCGTCCTCCCACCACAGGTGCCGACGCGAAAGAGGGGCTAA
- a CDS encoding radical SAM/SPASM domain-containing protein, with protein MEFTPKWIAWEITRRCNLRCVHCRSSSQLEIDGHPDFSLTEAKRVLNEIHAYANPVVVLSGGEPLLRPDVFEIAAHGTSLGLRICLATNGSLVTAETCRDIKQSGIRMVSLSLDGSTAEVHDDFRNQPGAFAGVMNAIRLFNEHQIDFLINSSFTKRNKAEAPKIYHLVKSLGATAWYLFMIVPTGRGEEIMEELIPAEEYEKILNWHYDMEKEEQDLLVRPTCAPQYYRIVLQRSKAEGEQFKRRTLSFSTGGSKGCLAGQLICLIDVDGNVLPCSYFPLAAGNLRTQSFQDIWENSQLMLDLRNFAGYKDNCGRCEYIQVCGGCRARAYAVTGDYLAGEPFCAYQPRR; from the coding sequence ATGGAATTCACACCCAAGTGGATCGCCTGGGAAATCACCCGCCGCTGCAACCTCCGTTGTGTCCACTGCCGCTCTTCCTCCCAACTGGAGATCGACGGCCACCCCGATTTCAGCCTGACCGAGGCAAAGCGGGTGCTGAACGAGATCCACGCCTATGCCAACCCGGTCGTGGTGCTCTCGGGCGGCGAACCATTGCTGCGGCCGGATGTGTTTGAAATCGCCGCCCACGGCACCAGCCTGGGCCTGCGCATATGCCTGGCCACCAACGGTTCGCTGGTGACCGCCGAGACTTGCCGCGACATCAAGCAATCCGGTATCAGAATGGTCTCGCTGAGCCTCGACGGCTCCACAGCCGAGGTGCATGACGATTTTCGCAACCAGCCCGGCGCCTTTGCCGGGGTGATGAACGCCATTCGCCTGTTCAACGAGCACCAGATCGATTTTCTGATCAACTCGTCCTTTACCAAGCGCAACAAGGCGGAAGCACCCAAAATCTACCACTTGGTGAAAAGCCTGGGCGCCACCGCCTGGTACCTGTTCATGATTGTGCCCACCGGTCGCGGCGAGGAAATCATGGAAGAGCTGATCCCGGCGGAAGAATACGAGAAGATCCTGAACTGGCATTACGACATGGAAAAAGAAGAGCAGGACCTGCTGGTCCGGCCCACCTGCGCCCCCCAGTACTACCGGATCGTGCTCCAGCGTTCCAAGGCTGAAGGCGAACAGTTCAAGCGGCGGACCCTTTCCTTTTCCACAGGCGGTTCCAAGGGATGCCTGGCAGGACAGCTGATCTGCCTGATCGACGTTGACGGCAACGTCCTGCCCTGCAGCTATTTCCCCCTGGCAGCCGGCAACCTGCGCACCCAGTCCTTTCAGGACATCTGGGAAAACTCCCAACTGATGCTTGATCTGCGCAACTTTGCCGGCTACAAGGATAACTGCGGCCGCTGCGAGTACATCCAGGTCTGCGGCGGCTGCCGGGCCCGTGCCTACGCGGTCACCGGCGATTATCTGGCTGGCGAGCCGTTCTGCGCCTACCAGCCGCGGCGATGA
- a CDS encoding OmpA family protein codes for MNHRSPLPLVVILLLLLVAARPLSAAATSPKSGATPQVSQDGRYVRMAENFFIFYDPSTAMDVPYKTTGLTRIEAQKQILRESNASLPPLNWQAGLYPHWKGELWLPASPYAFKPYYRLQNYRKQDYASAIEQLPITPQSPPMLQTGLMKLEHLLGLPGRTEIFLFSDGKHMTYPGLEPQPLTEARMLASKYDICFNIVSSARDAKERKLLEDIAAVNSCSLVIDFDTAYTHPEHLLGKLYMDTEANGFNNILFDFDKAFIRPEHHAQLDQLGRLLVANPHVYVVLSGFCDSLGSEAYNIRLSQRRAESVRRYLQKKFTIKKDRILLYWYGYANPVASNATEEGRQLNRRVTIVLRGTR; via the coding sequence ATGAATCACCGTTCCCCCCTGCCCCTTGTCGTTATCCTCTTGTTGCTGCTGGTTGCCGCGCGCCCCTTGTCCGCCGCCGCGACATCCCCCAAATCGGGCGCCACCCCCCAGGTCTCGCAGGATGGCCGCTATGTCCGCATGGCCGAAAATTTCTTCATCTTTTACGATCCGTCCACCGCCATGGACGTACCGTACAAAACCACCGGTCTGACCCGGATCGAGGCGCAGAAGCAGATTCTGCGCGAAAGCAACGCCTCGCTTCCCCCGCTCAACTGGCAGGCCGGCCTCTACCCCCACTGGAAGGGGGAACTGTGGCTGCCCGCCTCGCCCTACGCCTTCAAACCCTATTACCGCCTGCAGAATTACCGCAAACAGGACTACGCCAGCGCCATCGAACAACTGCCGATCACGCCGCAGAGTCCGCCGATGCTCCAAACCGGACTGATGAAACTGGAGCATCTGCTCGGTCTGCCTGGCCGCACCGAAATCTTCCTCTTTTCCGACGGCAAACACATGACCTATCCCGGCCTGGAACCGCAACCCCTGACCGAGGCGCGGATGCTGGCCAGCAAATACGATATTTGTTTCAACATCGTTTCCAGCGCCCGCGACGCCAAGGAGCGGAAACTGCTAGAAGACATCGCCGCGGTCAACAGCTGTTCCCTGGTGATCGATTTCGACACCGCCTACACCCACCCTGAGCATCTCCTGGGCAAACTCTACATGGATACCGAGGCCAATGGTTTCAACAATATCCTCTTTGATTTCGACAAGGCCTTTATCCGCCCCGAGCATCACGCCCAACTCGACCAGCTGGGCCGCCTGCTGGTCGCCAATCCGCATGTCTATGTGGTGCTGTCGGGATTCTGCGACAGCCTTGGCAGCGAGGCCTACAATATCCGCCTCTCCCAGCGGCGGGCCGAAAGCGTTCGACGTTATCTGCAGAAAAAATTCACCATCAAGAAGGACCGGATACTGCTCTACTGGTACGGCTACGCCAACCCGGTGGCCTCCAATGCCACCGAGGAAGGTCGTCAGCTGAACCGCCGGGTCACCATCGTTCTGCGAGGCACCCGGTAA
- a CDS encoding transferase hexapeptide repeat containing protein, producing the protein MLTPGSFFDLTDFPDPDLFAECPYVWDPLKKLKAYVASHTAPTFQHVCITDGVPLDSPYLWFNGKLRNARECIITYNDTTKGGLTVWENGQFLEGASVIMAGAVLVGKNIKIGRGVLIESGAMIKSPAIIGDCSEVRQGAYLRGYCLIGKRCVVGHTTEVKHTVFLNDAKAGHFAYLGDSILGNRVNLGAGTKCANLRFVAGTIPIRTASGRLDTGLRKFGAIIGDGAQTGCNAVTSPGTIMGPESLLLPNATAPSGLHPRKSVIR; encoded by the coding sequence ATGCTGACCCCCGGATCATTTTTTGATCTCACCGATTTCCCCGATCCCGATCTCTTCGCCGAATGCCCCTATGTCTGGGATCCGCTGAAAAAACTCAAGGCCTATGTCGCCAGCCATACCGCCCCGACCTTTCAGCATGTCTGCATCACCGACGGCGTCCCCCTGGACAGCCCATACCTCTGGTTCAACGGCAAGCTGCGCAACGCCAGGGAATGCATCATTACCTACAACGACACCACCAAGGGCGGCCTAACGGTTTGGGAGAACGGGCAGTTCCTCGAGGGGGCCTCGGTGATCATGGCCGGGGCGGTTCTGGTGGGAAAAAACATCAAGATCGGCAGAGGGGTACTGATCGAGTCCGGGGCGATGATCAAATCCCCGGCCATCATCGGTGACTGCTCGGAAGTCCGTCAGGGGGCCTACCTGCGCGGCTACTGTCTGATCGGCAAACGCTGCGTGGTCGGCCACACCACCGAGGTCAAGCACACCGTCTTCCTCAACGACGCCAAGGCTGGCCATTTCGCCTATCTGGGTGACTCGATTCTCGGCAACAGGGTCAATCTCGGAGCGGGCACCAAGTGCGCCAATCTTCGCTTCGTTGCCGGCACCATCCCGATCCGGACAGCAAGCGGCCGCCTCGATACCGGCCTGCGCAAATTCGGTGCCATCATCGGCGATGGCGCCCAGACCGGCTGCAACGCGGTGACCAGCCCGGGAACGATCATGGGGCCGGAGAGCCTGCTCCTGCCCAACGCTACCGCACCTTCTGGACTACATCCTCGAAAAAGCGTGATACGCTAG
- a CDS encoding efflux RND transporter periplasmic adaptor subunit, with protein sequence MSRVMPPLQIRLLALIIAILFLVPGSAASAPPPATPAVPVTVTKVRTGEVAALIELAGTLQAAERASIAAKITGVITRMPVVLGSTVKAGELLVAISAEEITARLNQAEAQLAQARRNLEREQNLLAKNAATPDMVKAMTDQYNIAQAGYREAKTMLGYTTLTAPFDGVVTRKHAHSGDLATPGTALLQLENNRLLQVRTAVPESLVLQIRPGDVLTVRIPAAGVTVQGTVAEVAPAADPDSRTAPVIIDLPAHPDLRTGQFARVLLPGTRTPSLLVPASALVPSGQMDRVFVVENARAQLRLVRVGASHDGMVEILAGLAPDETVVTTNNRLLVHGQALQVQP encoded by the coding sequence ATGTCCCGTGTCATGCCTCCTTTGCAGATCCGCCTGCTTGCGCTGATCATCGCCATCCTGTTCCTCGTCCCCGGTTCGGCTGCGAGCGCGCCGCCACCCGCAACACCCGCGGTACCGGTGACCGTAACCAAGGTGCGGACAGGCGAGGTGGCGGCCCTCATCGAGCTGGCCGGGACCCTGCAGGCGGCCGAGCGTGCCTCCATCGCCGCCAAGATCACCGGCGTGATCACCCGCATGCCGGTGGTGCTCGGCTCCACGGTCAAGGCTGGAGAACTGTTGGTGGCGATCAGCGCCGAGGAGATCACCGCGCGGCTCAACCAGGCGGAGGCCCAGCTGGCGCAGGCCCGCCGCAATCTGGAACGGGAACAGAACCTGCTGGCAAAAAATGCCGCCACGCCGGACATGGTCAAGGCGATGACCGATCAGTACAACATCGCCCAAGCCGGATACCGCGAGGCCAAGACCATGCTCGGCTACACCACCCTCACCGCCCCCTTTGACGGCGTGGTGACCCGCAAGCATGCGCACAGCGGCGATCTGGCCACACCCGGAACCGCGCTTCTCCAGCTGGAAAACAACCGCCTGCTACAGGTGCGCACGGCGGTTCCGGAAAGTTTGGTCCTGCAGATCCGGCCCGGTGATGTCCTCACTGTCAGGATTCCGGCGGCTGGGGTGACGGTCCAAGGCACGGTGGCCGAGGTAGCGCCGGCGGCTGATCCGGATTCACGGACCGCCCCGGTGATCATTGATTTGCCCGCCCATCCCGACCTGCGCACCGGGCAGTTCGCTCGAGTTCTCCTGCCCGGCACCAGAACCCCATCCCTGCTGGTGCCGGCCAGCGCCCTTGTCCCGTCCGGACAGATGGACCGTGTGTTCGTGGTCGAGAACGCACGTGCCCAGCTCCGTCTGGTCAGGGTTGGCGCCAGCCATGATGGC
- a CDS encoding HD domain-containing protein, with protein sequence MQTNPVLPSLADCIQLMDQYGMLGNIRHHSLVVARLAEQLQAGLAAVAPDRPQADRHLVISGALLHDIAKTPCLGSDRDHAKAGAEICRQHGYPEIAAIVEQHVLLWDYDPLRYRNGHFTAREIVYYADKRVRHNVVVNLDERLEYILEHYGKNNPNRRELIRENFNKCLTLEQHLFHWLPFGPEELGRF encoded by the coding sequence GTGCAGACCAACCCAGTTCTGCCCTCGCTCGCTGACTGTATCCAGCTCATGGACCAATACGGCATGCTGGGCAATATCCGCCATCACTCTCTGGTGGTGGCCCGGCTGGCCGAACAACTGCAGGCCGGGTTGGCCGCCGTGGCCCCGGATCGGCCCCAGGCGGACCGACACCTCGTGATCAGCGGCGCCTTGCTCCACGACATCGCCAAGACCCCCTGCCTGGGCAGCGACCGCGATCATGCCAAGGCCGGGGCCGAGATCTGCCGACAGCACGGCTATCCGGAAATCGCCGCCATCGTCGAGCAACACGTACTGCTCTGGGACTACGATCCCCTGCGGTATCGGAACGGTCATTTCACCGCCCGGGAGATCGTCTACTACGCCGACAAACGGGTGCGGCACAACGTGGTGGTCAACCTTGACGAGCGACTGGAGTATATCCTTGAGCATTATGGCAAAAACAATCCCAACCGGCGGGAGCTGATCCGAGAAAACTTCAACAAATGCCTCACCCTGGAGCAGCATCTCTTCCACTGGCTGCCCTTTGGCCCCGAGGAACTAGGCCGCTTCTGA
- a CDS encoding universal stress protein has translation MQKISSILTPIDFSDNAGKIVKAAAYVAGTFKAELHLVFVVQTFEDYSGFFVPPINLPNLEEELFASAQQQMETYLEENKAMFAEAGVSHVTGKVLSGDVGEEILNYATKKKVQLIVMGTHGYKGLERIMFGSVADKVVKTACCPVMTINPYREECESNAA, from the coding sequence ATGCAGAAGATCAGCAGTATTCTGACTCCGATCGATTTTTCTGACAATGCCGGCAAAATCGTCAAGGCGGCGGCGTATGTGGCGGGAACGTTCAAGGCGGAACTTCATTTGGTGTTTGTGGTGCAGACGTTTGAAGACTACAGTGGTTTTTTTGTTCCGCCCATTAATCTGCCGAATCTGGAAGAAGAGCTGTTTGCCTCGGCCCAGCAGCAGATGGAAACCTATCTGGAAGAGAACAAGGCAATGTTTGCCGAGGCAGGGGTTTCGCATGTCACCGGCAAGGTCCTTTCCGGCGATGTGGGCGAGGAAATCTTGAATTATGCGACCAAGAAGAAAGTGCAGTTGATTGTCATGGGCACGCATGGCTACAAGGGGCTGGAGCGGATTATGTTCGGCAGCGTGGCCGACAAGGTGGTCAAGACGGCCTGTTGTCCGGTGATGACCATCAATCCCTACCGGGAGGAGTGCGAGAGCAACGCCGCCTGA
- a CDS encoding TolC family protein has product MPLHCNRSLLLACLLTFTLSPGPAAAGQTAPPARWAVREAVIFAVEHNPDARAALERIKAADADIKAARAAFYPQLNLSAEYSRTNNPMYSFGNILNQGMFSDTIDFNDPGTTDTLQTKASIQYRLYNGGHDRAALEAADARNRAVTQEWTAVRSRLEFEVVRAFCTIVQAGESVRSRQSALEAISASLAVAQARFEEGSLLKEEVLNLEVQRARAEEQLIQARHGLRLAQRGFLHLLGLTGETVTLDPSATPAQEIPGERDPHNRPELTAMAALVKAREAQARQARAGYYPTADAFGSYQVDKGTELDDGSGNSWTTGVRLNYTLFNGGQTSAATERADAQLREAKEQQHKLELALNLEVEQAALALQQETERLAVTGKMVESAEESARLSRLRFKEGVVLSSELIDTENRLTDARLSHTLATAAHAIAIADLRRAVGLSQFNQGK; this is encoded by the coding sequence ATGCCACTCCATTGCAACAGATCGCTGCTGCTCGCCTGTCTGCTGACGTTCACCCTCTCCCCTGGACCGGCCGCCGCTGGCCAGACCGCTCCCCCCGCTCGCTGGGCCGTGCGCGAAGCGGTGATCTTTGCCGTCGAGCACAATCCCGATGCGCGGGCCGCGCTGGAACGCATCAAGGCAGCCGATGCCGATATCAAGGCGGCCAGGGCCGCCTTTTATCCCCAGTTGAATCTGAGCGCCGAATACAGCCGGACCAACAACCCGATGTATTCTTTCGGCAACATCCTCAACCAGGGCATGTTTTCCGACACGATCGATTTTAACGATCCGGGCACGACCGATACTCTGCAGACCAAGGCCTCGATCCAGTACCGGCTCTATAACGGGGGCCACGACCGGGCGGCCCTGGAGGCGGCCGACGCACGCAACCGGGCGGTAACCCAGGAATGGACCGCTGTTCGTTCCCGGCTGGAATTCGAGGTGGTACGCGCCTTCTGTACCATTGTCCAGGCCGGCGAAAGCGTGCGATCGCGCCAATCCGCCCTGGAGGCCATCTCCGCTTCGCTGGCCGTGGCCCAGGCACGCTTCGAAGAGGGCAGTCTGCTGAAAGAGGAGGTACTCAATCTCGAAGTGCAACGGGCGCGGGCCGAAGAGCAGCTGATCCAGGCACGGCATGGATTGCGTCTGGCCCAGCGAGGCTTTCTCCATCTGCTCGGGCTCACGGGCGAGACCGTGACCCTCGACCCCTCCGCCACACCAGCCCAGGAGATTCCGGGGGAGCGCGATCCCCACAACCGCCCGGAACTGACCGCCATGGCCGCCCTGGTCAAAGCTCGGGAGGCCCAGGCGCGTCAAGCCCGCGCCGGCTATTACCCCACCGCCGATGCCTTTGGCAGCTACCAGGTCGACAAGGGCACGGAATTGGACGACGGTTCCGGCAACTCCTGGACCACGGGCGTCCGCCTCAACTACACCCTATTCAACGGCGGGCAGACCAGCGCCGCCACCGAACGGGCTGATGCCCAACTGCGCGAGGCCAAGGAGCAGCAACACAAGCTGGAACTCGCCCTCAATCTGGAGGTGGAGCAGGCGGCGCTCGCCCTGCAGCAGGAAACCGAACGGCTCGCGGTCACCGGCAAGATGGTGGAATCAGCCGAGGAAAGCGCCCGTTTGTCCCGCCTGCGCTTCAAGGAAGGAGTGGTCCTTTCCTCGGAGCTGATCGACACCGAAAACCGTCTCACCGATGCCCGCCTGAGCCATACCTTGGCCACCGCCGCCCATGCAATCGCCATAGCCGATCTCCGCCGCGCGGTCGGCCTGAGCCAATTCAATCAGGGGAAATAA